The Halanaerobiales bacterium genome includes a window with the following:
- a CDS encoding copper homeostasis protein CutE: MILFILSLSAILITLPFYFPDLFFLSYFSFIPIFVIIKKSNIKNTFLYGWLFGFIYISISSYWLFYP; the protein is encoded by the coding sequence TTGATATTATTTATTTTATCTCTTTCTGCTATTTTAATAACACTGCCTTTTTATTTTCCTGATTTGTTTTTTTTAAGTTATTTTTCATTTATTCCTATTTTTGTAATAATAAAAAAGTCTAATATAAAAAACACCTTTTTATATGGATGGTTATTTGGATTTATTTATATTTCTATTAGTAGTTACTGGTTATTTTATCC
- a CDS encoding Crp/Fnr family transcriptional regulator → MSDKDFEYLKKFILFSELNDTQLTEINKFIKTKTYPAGYTLFQEGEKGNRVYFLKEGKVKVMKTKMDGSIQILEILQPGDVFGEVVLFGINDYPATARTLEDIKVDFLYKDDFKEYFNKNPQIGWGMLKVMAQKLAKAQHRIENLGLRNTKGRIARLIMDMIKDFGNKQDEFVLDVSQKDLANFIGTSRETVSRTLSEFRKNNLVELTNSKLIVKDIKGLKKYL, encoded by the coding sequence ATGAGTGACAAGGACTTTGAATATTTAAAAAAATTTATTTTATTTTCTGAATTAAATGATACACAATTAACTGAAATAAACAAATTTATTAAAACTAAAACATATCCAGCAGGATATACACTTTTTCAGGAAGGTGAAAAAGGAAATAGAGTTTATTTTTTAAAAGAGGGAAAAGTAAAAGTTATGAAAACTAAAATGGATGGTAGTATTCAAATATTAGAAATATTACAGCCTGGAGACGTTTTTGGAGAAGTAGTTTTATTTGGAATTAATGATTATCCTGCTACAGCCAGAACTTTAGAAGATATTAAAGTTGATTTTTTATATAAAGATGATTTTAAAGAATATTTTAATAAAAATCCTCAAATTGGCTGGGGAATGTTGAAAGTAATGGCACAAAAATTGGCCAAAGCTCAACATAGAATAGAAAATTTAGGTTTAAGAAATACAAAAGGAAGAATAGCGAGATTGATTATGGATATGATAAAGGATTTTGGAAATAAACAGGATGAATTTGTATTAGATGTAAGTCAAAAAGATTTAGCAAATTTTATTGGAACTTCAAGAGAAACCGTAAGTAGAACTTTAAGTGAATTTCGCAAAAATAATTTAGTTGAATTAACAAATTCAAAATTAATAGTTAAAGATATCAAAGGTTTAAAAAAGTATCTTTAG